Below is a window of Gossypium hirsutum isolate 1008001.06 chromosome A12, Gossypium_hirsutum_v2.1, whole genome shotgun sequence DNA.
cccagggaagagaggtggatcacaaggatctcttaaataccaagtctttccttagtcagaatatcccttctatagtaatttagtagcacaattaaatactactattataccctcaaatattgaaagaaaaataggacaagaaagaacacaagagttttaacgaggttcggtaaattatacctacgtcctcgggcactaacaccaaatgataactttactatctccaaaatattacaaacaaatagaattccttaagaattctcaaatgggagaagagagaaaactaagagagaaagattggttgggatagttgaaatgaaaaatgagaaggtctatttatagttgaagttcagggactaacttgcaaatggcctaaaaatagggaccaaaattgcaattacccattcaacttttcaacattcggtgcaacttgattcacctttttaacaagttgcttcctacctttgttgacttttcaacaatctccaccttgaagatttgattaggataatcacatcttcacacacttcctttaactccccaaatttgataaagctatcttttgtagtgcctacaaatgcgctctcgagcacaatacacctgaaggtgctcaaattctcaggatgttaatcaagttcaaacaatgattaaacctgattgttgttaccaccttggtcatcatatctgcgggattatatgctgtcggaatcttctgaagtagaatttttcctttttcaaagacttcccgcacaaagtgatatcttacgtcgatatgcttggttcttgaatgatagacttgatttttcactaaatgaatagcgctctgactgtcacaatatagattaatgtgactttgaacaactccaaGTCTTTCAaaaatccattaagccaaatagcctccttaacagcttctgtaactgccatatattctgcctctgtagtagacacagctactgtagactgtaaggtagacttccaactcactggggctttagcaagagtaaacagataccccgtagttgaacgacgtttatctaaatcaccagcaaagtcagaattaacatatccaactacaaactgaccaagtgcttcatcctgctcaaaaattaaaccaacatctatgGTTTTttgaagataccgtagaatccatttcacagcttgctaatgtccttttccaggatcatgcatatacctgctcacaactccaacagcttgtgaaatgtcaggccgcgtacacaccatcgcatacatcaaactcccaactgcatttgcatatgggacttttgccatatattctctttcttcttcagttttcggagataattgagcactaagtttcaaatgagaagcaagtggggtacttacatgttttgtgttttcatttacaccaaaacattgtaatacctttttcagatattacttctgattcaaacaaagcttgcctctctgtctatctctacttatctctaTGCCGAGAATCTTcgtggcctcacctagatctttcatctcgaactcttgattcaactgagccttcagcttatctatctctttttggctcttcgaagcgattaaaatatcatcaacatacaagagtagataaatgaaaggtctgtcatgcagcttctgcaaatacacacaattgtcatatttgcttcttgtgtacttctgccttctcataaagctatcaaatctcttgtaccactgcctcggggattgcttcaatccatatagcgatttgttcagcttacaaacccaatttctaccaccagcatctgtgtatccttcgggctgagtcatatagatctccttttctaactcaccatgcaagaaagtcgtcttaacatcaagttgagctagctccaaattcaactgtgctaccaaggccaacaaaattctgatggaggaatgcttcacaacaggggaaaatacatcattgtagtcaattccctcattctgagcgtagcctttagctaccaatcttgccttgtagcgaatatctttcttgctaggagatccatctttctttgcgaatacccacttgcatccgattgcccttttacctttcggtaattgcgccaactcccaagtattgttcttctggagagactgcatttcttcatccatggcgttTTTCCATTtgtcactttctaagctttggattgcttcttgataagtgacaggaatatcatcatcaacaacgggaagggcgtaggccaccatatcagtaaatcgagtaGGTTTAcaaatttctctccgtggccttgcaactgcaactagttctggtgtacttaatggttcttgggtcagaacctcttcaacctctaattcctctattgtggctggagaattagacttattaactgggcaaatccccatctactcaaactccacctgttttggagtacactccacctgctatGGAGTATCGCTTGTCTGAATATCTtcatctgctacctttttcaatgtggcagattcatcaaaggtaacatctctactacagatcattttctttgtgcttaagcaccaaagacgaaatcccttcactccagaagtgattcccataaagagagctttctttgccctcagATCTagctttgactccttcacatggtaatatgcagtggatccaaacacatgtaaggaatcataatttgtagccggttttccagaccatacctccataggagtttttctttctaatacagatgatggcaaacgattaacaagatggccagcgtatgtcacagcctcagcccaaaattgcttgcccaacccagcattggacaacatacatcgaactttctccagcaatgttcgattcatatgctctgccactccattctgctgCGATGTATCCCTAACtatgaagtgtcgaacaataccatactcttggcacacatcgaagaacggatcacttttatattgccctccattgtccgtcctaagccgcttgattttcttgccagtctggttttcgatcatagttttccatttaagaaaaactccaagcacttcatccttagttctcatggtatacacccaaactcttctggaaaagtcatcaacaaaagtaacaaagtagtattttcctcccaatgaaggtatcttggaaggcccccacacatctgagtgaacatattccaaaataccttttgtattatggatagcagtgccgaatttcactctcttttgcttcccagaacacaatgcttgcaaaattttaatttgcaagcctttgcacctttcaacaatccttgctttgccagaatttgcaaggatttttcgctggcatgtccaaacttcatatgccacaactgcattgagtccaattctttgttaccggaagctgcagcgactgctccaataactgtactaccttggtagtaatacaagttatttttcctgatgcccttcaatatcacaagtgcgccagatgtcactttcaaaatcccatctctcatagtaacaactgaaccattggattctaaggctcccaatgagatgagatttttcttcaaactgggcacgtaccaaacatcagtcagaactctagttgatccatcttgattctttcattagattgaacctatcccaatagttttacaggcattgtcattgcccatataaacaactcctccatttagctcaactaaatcagagaaccactcccaattaggggacatatgataggtacaacccgaatccaatatccactcatctgaatggaacgacgatgatgatgcaaccagtgatagttcagagtcactggtatcatgctttacaacacaagcatctacagcagtttttcccttattcttcaactttggacaatttttcttccagtggcctttttCATGataaaaggcacattcatctttcccgagtctggactttgactttgatctccctttctgagttttcttccgagtatATGAATGACCTCGAACtgctaaagcttctgtatctctgattaagtttttctgtttgtccttctttctctgttcataactgtataaggctgcacagacttcgctcagagatatatcactcctgccatgaagtagagtagtttctaggaactcaaactcctcaggaagtgaccccaacagtatcaaagccaaatcttcatctttgaatgtctcatccgtATTTAGCAAAttagtgactaactgattaaatttggtgatgtgatcattcattgtggtacctgggacgtaagtgaagcgaaacagtcttttcttcaagtggagcttattttgactgtttttcttcaaaaaaatttcttcaagtgccccccacaacttatttgcagaagtttcctttgaaaaagcatacctctgctctagagaaaggcatgatcgaattgtgccacatgccaactgattgatcgccttccaatctttctcctgtacatcatctggtttctcttcatcaatggcaatgcctagaccctgctgaaaaagtgcatctagaacctcactttgccacataccaaaatggcccgtgccatcaaagatctccatagccaatcttgcatttgcaattgtcggtcttgtccacatggacgatgttgaagctcctacaccgaccgttttctccatagtctttcaatatacctaaggaaatcttttctgatgtggaagatcagtttaaactgcaaccataGAGCATACTAcaattaaccttcggctcttaaTTCCACTTgtagttccaatagggtcggaagcgtgtaaattattgtactaaaaaatcacacaaagttcaattcccagggaagagaggtggatcacaaggatctcttaaataccaagtctttccttagtcagaatatcccttctatagtaatttaatagcacaattaaatactactattataccctcaaatattgaaagaaaaataggacaagaaagaacacaagagttttaacgaggttcggtaaattatacctatgtccacgggcactaacaccagatgatgactttactatctccaaaatattacaaacaaatagaattccttaagaattctcaaattggagaagagagaaaactaagagagaaagattggttgggatagttgaaatgaaaaatgagaaggtctatttatagttgaagttcagggactaacttgcaaatggcctaaaaaatagggacaaaattgtaattatcccattcaacttttcaacattcggtgcaacttgcttcacctttttaacaagttgcttcctacctttgttgacttttcaacaggAAGTAAGGTTCAGAAGCTCAAAGTGGGAGATCGGGTTGGCGTTGGGTGCACGGTCTCCTCCTGCCATTCCTGTGAAAGTTGCAAAGTCAATCTTGAGAATTACTGCCCCAAAATGATACTCACTTATGGGTCCAAGAACCATGATGGTACTATGACATACGGAGGTTACTCTGACACTATGGTTTGTGAGGAAGACTTTATCATCCACATACCTGATAACATGCCTCTTGATGCTGCTGCTCCATTGCTTTGCGCTGGGATTACAGTGTATAGTTCAACGAAACATTATGGCCTCGATAAGCCTGGTTTACATGTTGGTATGGTAGGAATGGGTGGACTAGGTCATGTGGTTGTGAAATTTGGTAAGGCAATGGGGATGAAAATTACAGTGATCAGCACCTCTCCTAATAAGAAGGATGAGGCTTTGAAAAACCTTGGTGCTGATTCCTTTTTGGTTAGCCTAGAAGAAGATCAGCTTAAGGTTTGACTTTGAATTTGAAAACCAATTTTTGGTTCTTCTCTCAAATCATGTAGTAATGATGAGATTGTTTGTGTGGTAGTTTCTAAATTTGTTAATTGGCGTATTGGCTGCCGTTGGTACATTGGATGGAATCATCGATACAGTATCAGCTCAACACCCTATGTTGCCATTGTTTCACTTGTTGAAGACTGATGGGAAGCTTATTCTTGTTGGTTTGCCAGAGAAACCACTTGAGATACCTGCCTTTGCTTTGGTTAAAGGTAAGCATCATATTAATGGATCATGGACTGGTATTGAATTCTCTCTCCATAGAGACATTAAATTGGAGTCATAATTGAGTGTTGGGAGGAAAGTAGTGGGAGGAAGCATGATTGGAGGGATAAAGGAGACTCAAGACATGATTGATTTTGCAGCTAAACACAATGTAAAACCTGACATTGAAGTTATAACTATGGATTATGTGAATACTGCCATGGAACGCCTTCTCAAATCAGATGTCAAATATCGATTTGTGATCGATATTGCCAACACATTAACGGCCCCTTCTTGAAGTTTTAGCTCCCTGTTACCACAACAGAAAACACCATTCTAAATATTCTTATGTTCCGaatcattttatcttttttatatgatattgaaaaGGCAGATTGCCTTCACGGgacaatttgaataaaataaattttgttcgAGGATGCATAGCTTGCTTTCAAAAAATTCCATGTTTTCATTCTttacttaattgtaaaaaaatagccTTTGTGAAAAAGTTACACTCAATTGAACCCTTAATgataaaacaaaatcaattaaatttttttattaatgaaaatcATCATTGGCTGATTTGATCAAAACAAATGTTGATGTGCCTAATGAAAGTAATCAGAAGCAAACACATAACATATAACATGCAATCAAGCATGACatgcatttaatatattttttaaatcttaagTTTTTAAAAAAGCATGTAAGAAATGAATAGGGATATCTCTTTGTCCAGATTTATTCTAGACatgattattaaaaaatcataaattattatttaaaaattataaaatattttaaaaaataattaaaaaatcataaatgttattaaataattttaaaaaataaaataattataaacatataaatttatattaaaattttcaaatttataaaattataataaaatctataaaaaattttaaaattttaaattatcaaaattatcaaaaaaaattaaaaatcataaaaatatttttaaaagaattctAAAAAACAATtccaaccaaatcaaaataatatattaaaatagtaaaaggtttcatttatatttttgcatatacatcttaatatatatatgtctcttagcatatatatatatttatattattctaCCAATTTCACTGGTAAAATTTCTCATAAAATTGGATAAAAGTGAATGAGCAATAACTTGACCTAAATGATAAAGGATGAAATGAAAATGGCATAAAGTGGGATCCTAGTATTTGATGAGAGATTTTTTATGGATACTTAATTActctaatttttatgatttttattttttataattcttttgaaatttttaataatttttattttaaaaatattttatgatttaaaaataacCACGTGCAAAATGAATTCAATTAAGATTGGTGTCTATATTCAGATGAAATTGGACATTTATTTATTCAGGTTCACTATTAATgtgtatttttcaaaatttttattatttttaggatttttttaaagATACGACTTACACATGGCATGCCATGTGTTAGTTTATCATTGCTTTCATCAGTCACGTTAGTGTTCTTTAACATTTGACCAGTAAATGACGATTCCAAAAGGGCTTGATTGGTTTCCTTTTAATCAGTGAGGGCTCACTTTGGTGCACTATTTTCATAGTGTGACTTACCTCAATCTTGAGTAAGGGATTGATTATATGTGTGtcactcgtatactttgatgtattcCTTGAGTTCCAATAACTAAAAAATCGAAAGCTAACGTTTGATATACGGTTTCTGAATAACATAGCTTCACTTACAATAGTGGAATTAATAACCCATTAAAGGGTTAAtggtatcctctcattgacattacattaTATATGAAAAAGTAACATAACCACAAGTCATTTTTCTAGGacgaatgatttaattactatagtaattgactttttcaaGAAGGAAGATATATTAGTTACCATGAGATataataggatcatattgggtgaACAGATTTAACCCAAAGAGATGAAgtatatcctatgagggtaacacactcaTGTCAAAGCCATTAGGCTAGCATAATAAAGGGGAGCTCAATCGTggtactttagtggaatgactccatgattaaataatattgtaaCTGATAGACGAAGAGTCAGAActttattacaaattatttgagccatAACTATATATGTCTATTTAGTCTCTTCGGTATCTAGATATAAACCAAAACGGATTGCATGTAGGACCagtaatatgaaatgaatgaaaatgacaaTTAAGAGAAATAAATCGTATGAATCACCTTCCGCGGTGAATACATTTTCTCGTTAAGTACAAATGATgacttagaaattaaattaatttcttctaattattatttaattgattgagattaaataattgaaattcaaagtgaaaattaaattaatttgtcattttagtttcaTTGAAAggggaaattaaatatatttaatcatAGATTCTAatatggtaaagttgtcatgactttaacaaAACTacaattgagttgagaaaataatttaattaggtgattaattatattaattaatattttgagaaatagaaaaattagTTATTGGGTTGGTTAAATTATATGTTTTGGTTAAAAGTCCATATAACACAAATAATTGTACCTAGTATACAGGATGAGCCCGGGAGCCCATCCGGGGCAACCAACCCTAGTCCTAGTGGGGGTTATTGTTACCCCTTGCTCAAATAAAACTCTTGTACATTTTTCACTTAAATGAAACTATGGTATGAGCTAAAGATACACTAGTTATTCATATTTTGGGCATCGTTACTCTATTAAGAATAATGggaatttatttacaaaataaattatattttcctgAAAACTCATAGTTTTGGTTACCCATGGAGAGAATTAATTTTcccaataaaaatgaattaaaattttcattttgtgtGATAGGTTCCTGAAAATAGAGCCCAGACTCTAAGCAAGTCAGTTAGAGCCCACACTTTAAACAAGTCAAGGTTTGAGGATAGTAAAGAAAATTGTTTGGTAGAAAGCTAGGAAACCATCTAGATTACCTTGCTCAAAGCACAAGCACTAATTTGATTtagggtttattactataaataccACAAGGCtcgattttacaaaaaaaaaagttaaacttCTGTTATGAAACAATGTAATAATCATAATTCCAGTGGTGTAAAGAAATACGGTTTTGGGACCCCATTTCCAGAAATTGAgtttgtaaatataaaataaaaatatttacggagttaatatgaaaatataaaaaaagatcggttaagtaatttagcctaaaaagtagttaattaaagcttaatgactaaattgtaaaagttcaatcactattcaattttaattaagaaattgctTGGAGACATAAATAGAAATTatccaaaggactaaaatgattATTTAACCAATATTTAACATGGCtagtggatgatgatgatgatgatttctgTTAAGTTAAcattataatgaaatatatataattgtcttaattaagttaattaatcatggttagttaattaattaaaccttaattaagGTATATATAGCTTAGTTAGTGGATGAAAGATGAAACTTCATCTTCTCCACAGTCCACCATTTGAAATAAAAGGAGAAAAACTCTATTTCACAAGTTACATTCGACCATCAATTTATTTAAGGTAACTATATctttttcatgtatttttttttatagatttatgattataggagcttgatttagctagcccatgtatcaacttgttcaatttttaaacttttagcaagtttccattgttgagaaattgatgaattaggctagaaattgatagaaattaagctaaGATCataataagaactaaattgtaaagctaaaTAAGCTTGATCGTTAACTTtgtaaattagggactaaattgaataaattaaaacctGTCATAAAATTTTGCTATGAATAGAAAGTATAGGGTCTCTAATGAAAAaatataacaccctatacccaaacTGATAGCTAGGTCCGATTACCGGATGATACAATAAcccaaataatttaatgatatttgaaTATGTTATATTTACATGCTTAAACAACgtcaattttaaaaacaaattgttattaaaaatcatatagaACCAGTGATAAATTCTTACAACTTTGATCTCGAAAACTGTTTACAAATCTTAAATTTAGACTCAAATATAGATATATTCAACTTTAACCTCGGGGTGTGACCTCTAAGGGTACCCCTCTATATACATGAAATAGCTACCTTGTCCATCTCTTGAAATTGGTGATGTCCAGTTTAGTCCCTCCTCTAAAGTTTTTGAGACATAACCTACCTTGCGTGGAAGAAGAAAAGGTTACAAGTTTTTGAGAACTTATCAAGATCATATACATCGGTTTTCATAGAAGATTTCCTGGAAAATTAGGGAACATAAAATCTTAAGCACATACGAGAAACTTCTTGGAACTCATAGGGAGATCCGTAATTGCTTTGGCGTAGCCATTAACATTGTTATCTACGAACAAATTGTTAGTGGGCATTACCACCCACCAAAAGTATCTTTGAATCAATGCTTTCTTATGAGTTCCAAGCTTCCCTTGAACTTGTCAAGATATGGCTCATCACAGATTTTTCATAATTCTCAACACGGGTTGGGCAAACCTACTGATGTTTTAACTGAGACCTCACCATAGCTACGAAACCCTTCCTTGATCCCTTTGATCTACCCTAATCTCCATACGAATTTGCC
It encodes the following:
- the LOC107889911 gene encoding probable mannitol dehydrogenase, producing the protein MAKSPDEEHPKKAFGWAARDTSSVFSPFKFSRRATGEKDVAYKVLYCGICHTNLHNANNEWGSSISLLSLGSKVQKLKVGDRVGVGCTVSSCHSCESCKVNLENYCPKMILTYGSKNHDGTMTYGGYSDTMVCEEDFIIHIPDNMPLDAAAPLLCAGITVYSSTKHYGLDKPGLHVGMVGMGGLGHVVVKFGKAMGMKITVISTSPNKKDEALKNLGADSFLVSLEEDQLKV
- the LOC121203276 gene encoding 8-hydroxygeraniol dehydrogenase-like, encoding MLPLFHLLKTDGKLILVGLPEKPLEIPAFALVKVGGSMIGGIKETQDMIDFAAKHNVKPDIEVITMDYVNTAMERLLKSDVKYRFVIDIANTLTAPS